In one window of Ostrinia nubilalis chromosome 21, ilOstNubi1.1, whole genome shotgun sequence DNA:
- the LOC135081966 gene encoding uncharacterized protein LOC135081966 — MIVGLIFLAFTVAIQGQTTDVETCQLTTDAELPINAYIEGCTTPPCLLPQLQDAVINIVFQAPRTMTSMRTLAAAIVHLGIISMPAITYPLGDNALTCNFLTNSYCPVLAGEVLQYTLRMFIESSFLVGTRATIEFKVVDEADQSVICIRVPITITPSVA, encoded by the exons ATGATAGTAGGTTTAATTTTCCTAGCGTTTACAGTGGCTATCCAGGGACAAACTACGGATGTAGAGACAT GCCAGCTTACCACAGACGCAGAGTTGCCCATCAATGCCTATATCGAGGGCTGCACCACCCCACCATGCTTGCTGCCGCAATTGCAAGATGCGGTCATCAATATTGTCTTTCAAGCAC ccCGCACTATGACGTCCATGCGTACCTTGGCGGCAGCGATTGTCCATCTTGGGATCATATCGATGCCTGCGATAACCTATCCCCTGGGCGACAACGCTTTGACCTGCAACTTCTTGACCAACTCATACTGCCCCGTGCTGGCCGGCGAGGTCCTGCAGTACACCTTGAGGATGTTCATTGAATCGTCATTCCTGGTG gGCACCCGAGCGACCATAGAGTTCAAAGTGGTGGATGAGGCAGACCAGTCAGTTATTTGCATCAGGGTGCCCATCACAATAACGCCGTCTGTTGCTTGA